Proteins encoded together in one Quercus lobata isolate SW786 chromosome 3, ValleyOak3.0 Primary Assembly, whole genome shotgun sequence window:
- the LOC115980360 gene encoding pentatricopeptide repeat-containing protein At1g12775, mitochondrial-like, with translation MFHMRPLPSILDFTLLLNAVARMKHYSLVITLIKQIESFGISPDLYTLTILINCFCHVNRVDFGFSVLATIFKLGFQPNHITLTTLVKGLCLQGNIAGAVRLVEDMERNGYKPDAITCGTILNALCKIGKTDMATGLLRKIEKKYFEPNVVFYNIIIDSLCKDRLVIEALNLLFEMQGKGIQLDVITYTCSIQGLCNFGRWREATTLLNEMTQRKIMPNVQTFSILVDTLCKEGMLTEANEVFTVMIQRGIEPNTVTYSSLIDGYCLQNKMEDAIKTFNMMVERDPQTYAILLDGLCKNKKIGEAMALFQEMEDKNLDHNIVFYNILMDSMCNAGELTIAREIFNSLLAKGLQPNVQTYTIMIKGFCKEGLIDEEMGEAAKSTNSLDFIFNHFIRVMVPFDALTYSTRTLTTSSSRYSSDRENVETPN, from the exons ATGTTTCACATGCGCCCTTTGCCTTCCATTCTAGATTTTACTCTATTGTTGAATGCCGTTGCAAGAATGAAGCATTACTCTCTGGTCATTACTCTAATTAAACAAATCGAATCATTTGGTATCTCTCCTGATCTTTATACTCTTACTATTTTGATTAACTGCTTCTGCCATGTGAACCGCGTAGATTTCGGGTTCTCTGTCTTAGCAAcaattttcaaacttggtttTCAACCAAACCATATAACTCTAACCACTCTTGTCAAGGGCCTCTGTCTTCAAGGTAACATTGCTGGAGCTGTGAGGTTGGTAGAAGATATGGAGAGGAATGGGTATAAACCGGATGCAATTACTTGTGGAACGATACTAAATGCTCTGTGTAAGATTGGTAAGACTGATATGGCTACTGGGTTGCTCAGGAAGAtagaaaaaaagtattttgaacCTAATGTAGTGTTCTACAACATTATCATTGACAGTTTATGTAAGGATAGATTGGTAATAGAGGCTTTGAACCTTTTATTTGAAATGCAGGGTAAAGGCATTCAGCTAGATGTTATCACTTACACATGCTCAATTCAAGGCCTATGCAATTTTGGCCGGTGGAGGGAGGCTACTACTTTGTTGAATGAGATGACACAAAGGAAGATCATGCCAAATGTGCAAACCTTTAGCATATTGGTGGACACACTTTGCAAAGAAGGGATGTTGACCGAGGCAAACGAAGTTTTTACTGTGATGATTCAAAGAGGCATTGAACCTAACACAGTCACATATAGCTCTTTGATTGATGGTTACTGTTTGCAAAACAAAATGGAGGATGCTATCAAAACATTTAATATGATGGTTGAGAGAG ATCCCCAAACTTATGCTATCTTGTTGGATGGTCTTtgtaagaacaaaaaaattggggaGGCAATGGCATTGTTTCAAGAGATGGAAGATAAAAATTTGGACCACAATATTGTGTTTTACAACATCTTGATGGACAGTATGTGCAATGCCGGGGAGCTTACAATTGCAAGAGAAATCTTTAATAGTCTTCTTGCAAAAGGATTGCAACCTAATGTTCAGACTTACACTATAATGATCAAAGGGTTTTGCAAAGAGGGGCTAATTGATGAA GAAATGGGTGAGGCTGCTAAGTCAACAAACTCTCTTGATTTTATATTCAATCATTTCATTAGAGTAATGGTTCCATTTGATGCTCTAACTTATTCTACTCGTACTCTTACTACCTCTAGTAGTCGTTATAGTAGTGACAGAGAAAATGTGGAAACCCCAAATTAG
- the LOC115979151 gene encoding pleiotropic drug resistance protein 3-like isoform X1 codes for MDEITNGLDSSTAFQIVTCLQQMAHITDATVLVSLLQPAPETFDLFDDLILMSEGKIVYHGPPDHLLEYFEDWGFRCPERKWVADFVQKVISRKDQAQYWYHMEVPYSYVSVDVFSRKFKESPYGKKLDEELSEPYDKSQSHKDALSFSAYSLSKWELFGACASRELLLMERNSFIYIFKTTQLFVIACITMTVFLQTQMDIDVLHANYYMGALFYSLNILLVDGLPELAMTLQRLEVFYKQKEFCFYPAWAYAIPASVLKVPLSFVESLVWTSLTYYVIGYSPEAKRCT; via the exons ATGGATGAAATAACAAATGGTTTAGACAGTTCCACTGCATTTCAAATTGTTACTTGTCTTCAGCAGATGGCGCATATCACAGATGCTACTGTACTGGTTTCACTTCTTCAGCCAGCACCAGAAAcctttgatctttttgatgaCCTTATTTTAATGTCAGAAGGGAAGATTGTGTATCATGGTCCACCTGATCATCTTCTAGAATATTTTGAGGATTGGGGTTTTAGGTGTCCTGAGAGGAAATGGGTTGCTGATTTTGTCCAAAAG GTTATCTCTAGAAAAGATCAAGCACAGTACTGGTATCACATGGAAGTACCTTACAGTTATGTTTCAGTAGATGTGTTCTCTAGGAAGTTCAAGGAATCTCCTTATGGAAAGAAGCTAGATGAGGAGCTCTCGGAGCCATATGATAAATCCCAAAGCCATAAGGACGCTCTTTCCTTTAGTGCGTATTCTCTTTCTAAATGGGAACTTTTTGGAGCATGTGCATCAAGGGAGCTTCTTCTCATGGAAAGGAATTCCTTCATATATATCTTCAAAACAACTCAG CTTTTTGTCATTGCATGTATCACAATGACTGTATTTTTACAGACTCAGATGGATATTGACGTTCTTCATGCAAATTACTATATGGGTGCCCTGTTTTATTCTCTTAACATCCTTCTTGTCGACGGACTTCCAGAGTTGGCCATGACTCTTCAAAGGCTTGAAGTAttctacaaacaaaaagaattctGTTTTTATCCAGCTTGGGCATATGCAATCCCAGCAAGTGTTTTAAAGGTTCCACTTTCATTTGTGGAATCTCTAGTTTGGACATCTCTTACTTATTATGTAATTGGATATAGTCCTGAGGCCAAAAGGTGCACTTGa
- the LOC115979151 gene encoding pleiotropic drug resistance protein 3-like isoform X2, producing the protein MDEITNGLDSSTAFQIVTCLQQMAHITDATVLVSLLQPAPETFDLFDDLILMSEGKIVYHGPPDHLLEYFEDWGFRCPERKWVADFVQKVISRKDQAQYWYHMEVPYSYVSVDVFSRKFKESPYGKKLDEELSEPYDKSQSHKDALSFSAYSLSKWELFGACASRELLLMERNSFIYIFKTTQTQMDIDVLHANYYMGALFYSLNILLVDGLPELAMTLQRLEVFYKQKEFCFYPAWAYAIPASVLKVPLSFVESLVWTSLTYYVIGYSPEAKRCT; encoded by the exons ATGGATGAAATAACAAATGGTTTAGACAGTTCCACTGCATTTCAAATTGTTACTTGTCTTCAGCAGATGGCGCATATCACAGATGCTACTGTACTGGTTTCACTTCTTCAGCCAGCACCAGAAAcctttgatctttttgatgaCCTTATTTTAATGTCAGAAGGGAAGATTGTGTATCATGGTCCACCTGATCATCTTCTAGAATATTTTGAGGATTGGGGTTTTAGGTGTCCTGAGAGGAAATGGGTTGCTGATTTTGTCCAAAAG GTTATCTCTAGAAAAGATCAAGCACAGTACTGGTATCACATGGAAGTACCTTACAGTTATGTTTCAGTAGATGTGTTCTCTAGGAAGTTCAAGGAATCTCCTTATGGAAAGAAGCTAGATGAGGAGCTCTCGGAGCCATATGATAAATCCCAAAGCCATAAGGACGCTCTTTCCTTTAGTGCGTATTCTCTTTCTAAATGGGAACTTTTTGGAGCATGTGCATCAAGGGAGCTTCTTCTCATGGAAAGGAATTCCTTCATATATATCTTCAAAACAACTCAG ACTCAGATGGATATTGACGTTCTTCATGCAAATTACTATATGGGTGCCCTGTTTTATTCTCTTAACATCCTTCTTGTCGACGGACTTCCAGAGTTGGCCATGACTCTTCAAAGGCTTGAAGTAttctacaaacaaaaagaattctGTTTTTATCCAGCTTGGGCATATGCAATCCCAGCAAGTGTTTTAAAGGTTCCACTTTCATTTGTGGAATCTCTAGTTTGGACATCTCTTACTTATTATGTAATTGGATATAGTCCTGAGGCCAAAAGGTGCACTTGa